From Hymenobacter sediminicola:
GATAGTGCATGGCCTCCGACGCCGAAATAACGGCCGTGGCCATGTACGACAGAATAGTGAGGCAGGCCGCCACCGCCGCGTTGCGCTTGCTGGTCGTGTTGAGGAGCACGTTGTAGGCGCCGCCATTGAGCGGCAATGCGCCCACCACTTCGCCATAAATACGGCGAAACAGATACAGTACCGCGCCCACTACCAGCAGCGCCACCCAGGCGTATTGCCCGGCATACGCAATGGCCAGCGCCGACACATACAGGCACGACGAGGAAATGTCGTTGCCGCAAATGGAAGTGGCCTCCAGTTCGTTTAGTTTTTTCTCGTGGCTCATGGTGGGGTAAGCAGGCAGATAAGGAGCAGATGCGGTATCTACGAAGGAAGTCTCATCTTGAATGACCCGCTGCTCAAAATACCGGTGCACGGCAATTCGCCGGTTGGCCAGCGGCCCATAAAGCAGGGACAAACCTGCTGCGCGCCGCCTGAACCATGGGCTGCAACTACCTGTTTCGCATTCTGAAACTACTATCTTTGAATCTGATTCCCACCCAACAACTTCCCATGTCTTCGCAAGCTGACGTTCTCTCGCCCAAGGCCAAAGCCGCCAACCACCACGGTTCTACCAACGCCGCCGGCTTCACCGATTACTTCGACCTCGACGGCCTGCTCACCGAGGAGCACAAGCTCATCCGCCAGAGCATCCGCGACTTCGTCAAGAAGGAAATCAGCCCCAATATCGAGAAGTGGGCCCAGAACAATCATTTCCCCTCAGAAATCGTCAAGAAGTTTGGTGATGTAGGTGCGTTCGGCCCGACTATCCCCACCGAGTACGGCGGCGGCGGCCTCGACTACATTAGCTACGGCCTGATTATGCAGGAAATTGAGCGCGGCGACTCCGGCATGCGCTCCACGGCCTCGGTACAGGGCTCTTTGGTGATGTACCCGATTTACGCCTATGGCTCGGAAGAGCAGCGCAAGAAATACCTGCCCAAGCTGGCCTCCGGCGAGTGGCTGGGCTGCTTCGGTCTTACGGAGCCCGACCATGGTTCGAACCCTGGTGGCATGACCACCACCATCAAGGACATGGGCGACTACTACCTGCTCAACGGCGCTAAGCTCTGGATCAGCAACTCGCCCCAGAGCCAGGTAGCGGTGGTGTGGGCCAAAAACGACGAAGGCCGTATCCGCGGTGTCATCGTGGAAAAAGGCATGGAAGGTTTCACCGCCCCCGAAATCCATAACAAATGGAGCCTGCGCGCCAGCATCACCGGCGAACTGGTGTTCGACAATGTGAAGGTGCCCAAGGAAAACCTGCTGCCTAACGTAGAAGGCCTCAAAGGCCCGCTCGGCTGCCTCGACTCGGCCCGCTACGGCATTGCCTGGGGTGCCATCGGCGTGGCTATTGACTGCTACGAATCGGCGCTGAAGTACTCGCTGGAACGGGAGCAGTTCGGCAAGCCAATTGCCGGTTTCCAGTTGCAGCAGAAGAAACTGGCCGAAATGATTACGGAAATCACCAAGGCCCAGCTGATGGTGTGGCGTTTGGGCGTGCTCAAAAACGAAGGCAAAGCTACCAGCGCCCAGATTTCGATGGCCAAGCGCAACTCCGTAGAAATGGCTCTGCACATTGCCCGCGAAGCCCGCCAGATTCATGGCGGTATGGGCATCACCGGCGAATACCCCATCATGCGCCACATGATGAACCTGGAGTCGGTTATCACCTACGAAGGCACCCACGACATCCACCTGCTCATCACGGGCGCGGATATCACCGGCATTCAGGCTTTCAAGTAAGGTTGAATTCGTATCAGAAAAACGGCCGCTCTGCAATCAGGGCGGCCGTTTTCAGTTGTTGAGGTAGCAGTAAGTGTGTGTGGAAAACAGCTATGCAGTACTCAGAAACCAAAAGCCTGTCTAGGCTGCCTTATCCGGCTGGGTAGGGAGTAGCAGTAACGGAACGGGGCTGCGTTCCAGCAGGTGCGCCGTAACGCTCTGGTGAAACAGCTCGGAGAAGTAGCTGCGCTGGCGGGCCAATAGCACCACCATATCGGCCTGCGTGTCGCGAATGGCTTCGAGAAGGCCGGTGGCGTAGTCGGTTTGCTCGTAGCCACGCAATTCAGGTACAGGCAGGCCTTCGGTCAGGCCGCTGGCTTGCACGGCACGCAGGGCCGCCCCGCAGCCAGCATCATCCTCGATACCGGACACATGCGCCACCACTACGGTTGTGCCCAGCGTAGTCAGCAGGCGACGAAGCGGGCGGGCAGCCGGAGTCAGTTGGAATGGTTCCTGGTCGGCGGCCACCAGAAAGTGGTGGGGCAGGCCAGCAGGAAATGTAGTAGCCGGAACCAGCAGCAACGGATACTGTCCGGCCCGAAGCAGCTCGGCGCAGTCGGCTACAAGGGTGGTAGCCGTGGGATGGCCGGGCTCGGGGTGGCCCAGCACAAACAGGACGGACCCGTAGCGGGCGGCCAGATCTTGGGCCACAGTGGGCAGCAAGTCGGTGGTTATTTCAATGGCAGCAGGCGTACGAAGGGTTTCAGCCTGGCGGTAGAGGGCGGCGGCCGTGTCGGTTTGGCGGTCTAGCTCTTCCTGGCGGTATACCTCACCCACCAACTCATACGGATCGAAAACCGACACCCGGTTGACGTGCAGCAGCACCAGTCGGGCATCAAGGGCCTGCGCCAGCATATCGGCGTAGTGCGCAGCGTGGCGGGCAGCAGGATAAAAACCGGAGAGGGAAATGAGGGTGAGCGACATGGCAGCAAGGAAATAGAATTACACGGCAGAGGCTAGTCGGCACTGGATTCAAGATGGGCGGCCAGCAGCAGCACCGGCACCTGCGTATGGCGCAGAATATGCTCCGTAACGCTGCCATAGAAGATTTTATGAAGCCAGCCGTGGCCTTGGTCGAGAAGGGCCACTACATCAGCCTCCACTTCATCAACGCCCTGCAGAATGCCGGAGGCCGGCAATTCTCGTATCACTTTGTGCAGGCCGCAACGGGGTATAGCACCAGAAAGGCCGCATTGCTGGGCCGCCTGCCGCCCACGCCAGCCTCCAAACCGTTCTTCGTACGGAAGTACACAAACTGGTATTACTTCGGTGCCGAGGCTATCCAACAGCGGTGCTATGGCACGCGTTTGGGGCTCGAGGTGGAACGACGCGTCTTTTATAGCCAGCGCAATGCGCCGGGGCGGGTGCAGAGCCGCAGTAGGCAAATGCTCGGGTATCAGCAGCAGCGGGTAGCCGGTACTATGAGCCAGCGGCAACGCACGGTTGCTCAT
This genomic window contains:
- a CDS encoding acyl-CoA dehydrogenase family protein, yielding MSSQADVLSPKAKAANHHGSTNAAGFTDYFDLDGLLTEEHKLIRQSIRDFVKKEISPNIEKWAQNNHFPSEIVKKFGDVGAFGPTIPTEYGGGGLDYISYGLIMQEIERGDSGMRSTASVQGSLVMYPIYAYGSEEQRKKYLPKLASGEWLGCFGLTEPDHGSNPGGMTTTIKDMGDYYLLNGAKLWISNSPQSQVAVVWAKNDEGRIRGVIVEKGMEGFTAPEIHNKWSLRASITGELVFDNVKVPKENLLPNVEGLKGPLGCLDSARYGIAWGAIGVAIDCYESALKYSLEREQFGKPIAGFQLQQKKLAEMITEITKAQLMVWRLGVLKNEGKATSAQISMAKRNSVEMALHIAREARQIHGGMGITGEYPIMRHMMNLESVITYEGTHDIHLLITGADITGIQAFK
- a CDS encoding universal stress protein, producing MSLTLISLSGFYPAARHAAHYADMLAQALDARLVLLHVNRVSVFDPYELVGEVYRQEELDRQTDTAAALYRQAETLRTPAAIEITTDLLPTVAQDLAARYGSVLFVLGHPEPGHPTATTLVADCAELLRAGQYPLLLVPATTFPAGLPHHFLVAADQEPFQLTPAARPLRRLLTTLGTTVVVAHVSGIEDDAGCGAALRAVQASGLTEGLPVPELRGYEQTDYATGLLEAIRDTQADMVVLLARQRSYFSELFHQSVTAHLLERSPVPLLLLPTQPDKAA
- a CDS encoding universal stress protein gives rise to the protein MKPNLVVLTDFSLAAERARAYAAALAAPLQAEVHLVHVYYPQAVPLDFGTTLPVPYTRYVQETRQSLEILAAEMPQPATAEVLETTWQDAVEQALKRYQPLALLAGLTATDSLLDEWMSNRALPLAHSTGYPLLLIPEHLPTAALHPPRRIALAIKDASFHLEPQTRAIAPLLDSLGTEVIPVCVLPYEERFGGWRGRQAAQQCGLSGAIPRCGLHKVIRELPASGILQGVDEVEADVVALLDQGHGWLHKIFYGSVTEHILRHTQVPVLLLAAHLESSAD